One stretch of Fictibacillus sp. b24 DNA includes these proteins:
- a CDS encoding endonuclease MutS2 encodes MQEKMLRVLELRKVIDRLKKHASCSLGLNKIDSLMPFTTLEEVTEAQEATDEGVKVLRLKGQVPFGGIFDISSNVKRSKIGSLLNEEDLMDIASTLYGGRRFKRFIEGLTEDGIELRILSYAADQIVPLHELEQAIKNCIDDNGHMMDSASPELRAIRQQLRTFEARVREKLESIVRSSSYQKMLSDSIITIRNDRFVIPVKQEYRGNFGGMVHDQSASGATLFIEPQSVVTVNNQVKEAKAKEAREIEKILRELTSQVAESADDILVNVDILAEMDFILAKARFSHELKCTRPIMNDKGFISLNSGRHPLLDQETVVPTSVMLGGEYQSLVITGPNTGGKTVTLKTIGLLTLMAQCGLQIPAQEESEMAVFKSIYADIGDEQSIEQSLSTFSSHMVNIVDILNKIDFESLVLFDELGAGTDPQEGAALAISILDFVFARGARVVATTHYSELKAYAYNRPGVMNASVEFDVQTLRPTYRLLVGVPGRSNAFEISKRLGLRQDIIDLARSQISEDENKIDNMIKSLEDNRKQAEKEMEEAERRRKEAESIKADLARELELFQNEKERLYEKAKTEAEKAVVKARETAEEIIHEIRELQKAGGQIKEHKLIEAKKRLEEAVPQSKTKSKKPKAVSTKKEYVPGDEVRVLSVGQKGHIVEKVSSTEYQVQIGILKMNVSEKDLEWVKQSKPKPEPRSFVKVTGNSDSSRPELDLRGKRYEDAMLEVDRYLDEALLAGFNQVYIIHGKGTGALRKGVQDLLKTHRNVKSTRMGAAGEGGGGVTVAVLK; translated from the coding sequence ATGCAAGAAAAAATGCTGCGTGTTTTAGAATTGAGAAAAGTGATTGATCGGCTAAAAAAGCATGCAAGCTGCTCACTTGGACTTAATAAAATTGATTCGCTCATGCCTTTTACAACACTTGAAGAAGTGACTGAAGCACAAGAAGCGACAGATGAAGGGGTAAAAGTCCTGCGTTTAAAAGGACAAGTTCCGTTTGGCGGGATCTTTGATATTTCTTCAAACGTGAAGCGTTCTAAAATAGGAAGCCTGCTTAACGAAGAAGACCTGATGGATATTGCTTCCACTCTTTATGGGGGAAGACGGTTCAAAAGATTTATTGAGGGATTAACTGAGGATGGGATCGAACTGCGTATTTTAAGTTATGCGGCAGATCAAATCGTCCCTCTTCACGAACTTGAACAAGCCATAAAAAATTGTATTGATGACAATGGTCACATGATGGATAGTGCCAGTCCGGAACTGCGCGCGATTCGTCAGCAGCTTCGTACGTTTGAAGCGAGAGTAAGAGAAAAACTTGAATCCATCGTAAGGTCTTCGAGCTATCAAAAGATGTTATCAGACTCGATAATCACCATTCGTAATGATCGATTTGTTATTCCGGTTAAACAGGAGTATAGAGGCAATTTTGGCGGAATGGTGCATGATCAATCTGCTAGTGGAGCAACTTTGTTCATCGAACCTCAATCCGTTGTAACGGTTAACAATCAGGTGAAGGAAGCAAAAGCAAAAGAAGCACGAGAGATCGAAAAGATTTTAAGAGAGCTCACTTCACAGGTAGCTGAGAGTGCTGACGATATCTTAGTAAACGTAGACATTCTAGCTGAAATGGATTTCATTTTAGCGAAAGCAAGATTTTCTCATGAGTTAAAGTGTACGCGTCCAATTATGAATGATAAAGGATTTATTTCATTGAACAGCGGAAGACACCCTCTTCTCGATCAAGAAACTGTTGTCCCAACAAGCGTTATGTTAGGCGGTGAATATCAATCACTTGTTATTACTGGTCCTAACACCGGGGGTAAAACAGTTACACTTAAAACAATAGGACTCCTTACGCTGATGGCACAATGCGGACTTCAAATTCCTGCTCAGGAAGAATCGGAAATGGCTGTGTTTAAGAGTATTTACGCTGATATCGGTGATGAGCAATCGATTGAACAATCATTGAGTACGTTTTCTTCACATATGGTGAATATTGTGGATATTTTAAACAAGATTGATTTCGAATCACTTGTACTCTTTGATGAATTAGGTGCAGGAACAGATCCCCAGGAAGGGGCAGCACTTGCTATCTCAATCCTGGATTTTGTTTTCGCAAGAGGAGCAAGGGTTGTAGCAACGACACACTACAGTGAACTAAAAGCATACGCTTATAACCGTCCCGGTGTAATGAATGCATCCGTTGAATTTGATGTGCAGACTCTAAGGCCGACATATCGGTTATTAGTTGGAGTTCCGGGCCGAAGCAACGCGTTTGAAATTTCGAAAAGACTAGGACTCCGCCAGGATATTATTGATTTAGCGAGATCACAGATCAGTGAAGATGAAAACAAGATTGATAATATGATTAAGTCTCTTGAGGATAACCGCAAACAAGCAGAAAAAGAGATGGAAGAAGCTGAACGCCGAAGAAAAGAAGCAGAGTCTATAAAAGCTGACTTGGCAAGAGAGCTCGAGCTTTTCCAAAATGAAAAAGAACGACTGTATGAAAAAGCGAAAACAGAAGCAGAGAAAGCTGTTGTAAAAGCGCGTGAAACGGCTGAAGAAATCATTCATGAGATCCGCGAGCTTCAAAAAGCTGGCGGACAGATTAAAGAACATAAGCTAATTGAAGCGAAAAAGAGATTGGAAGAAGCCGTTCCTCAATCAAAAACCAAAAGCAAGAAGCCCAAAGCCGTATCAACCAAGAAAGAATATGTTCCTGGAGATGAAGTAAGAGTACTCAGCGTTGGGCAAAAAGGACATATTGTTGAAAAGGTGAGCAGCACCGAATACCAAGTTCAAATCGGAATCTTAAAAATGAATGTTTCAGAGAAAGATTTGGAATGGGTAAAACAAAGTAAACCGAAACCTGAACCGCGTTCATTCGTAAAAGTAACAGGAAACTCAGACTCTTCACGACCTGAACTGGATCTTCGCGGGAAACGATACGAAGATGCGATGCTCGAAGTGGACCGCTATTTGGATGAAGCTCTATTGGCAGGCTTTAATCAAGTGTATATCATACATGGTAAAGGTACTGGTGCATTAAGAAAGGGCGTTCAAGATCTTTTGAAAACTCATCGAAATGTGAAATCCACTCGGATGGGTGCCGCCGGTGAAGGCGGGGGCGGAGTAACCGTAGCTGTGTTAAAGTAA
- the rnhC gene encoding ribonuclease HIII, translating to MAHVVKKMTNSEILAMKKELLQVLSPKTPPGAVFSAKLTDCTVTAYHSGKVLFQGKGAEEASQKFSGQVAPSKEKSKTAKPAHRYAPPQNAAELSMIGSDEVGTGDYFGPMTVAAAYVSRDQLDLVRELGVKDSKHLNDKQIIQIAKELIHTVPYSLLVLNNEKYNELQQKGMTQGKIKAILHNRALQNVKAKIEGEEIEGILVDQFCEPGVYFNYLTKEKNLLKEGLYFATKGESIHLAVAAASILARYSFLNEMDKLGARFNTIIPKGAGPHVDVKAAELVEKFGQSVFDTATKKHFANTQKALNLLRKKKI from the coding sequence ATGGCTCATGTAGTAAAAAAAATGACGAACTCGGAAATTCTAGCAATGAAAAAAGAACTTTTACAAGTCCTCTCACCTAAAACACCTCCTGGAGCCGTTTTTTCGGCTAAACTTACAGATTGCACGGTAACGGCCTATCATTCAGGGAAAGTCCTGTTTCAAGGAAAAGGGGCCGAGGAAGCGTCTCAAAAATTTTCAGGTCAAGTCGCACCCTCTAAGGAAAAAAGCAAAACAGCTAAACCAGCACATCGCTATGCACCGCCGCAAAATGCCGCTGAGTTATCTATGATCGGAAGCGATGAAGTTGGCACAGGTGATTATTTTGGTCCGATGACAGTTGCTGCAGCGTATGTATCAAGAGATCAGCTAGATCTGGTAAGGGAACTTGGGGTTAAAGATTCGAAGCACTTAAACGATAAACAGATCATTCAAATCGCAAAAGAGCTGATTCACACCGTCCCTTATTCTCTGCTTGTACTAAACAATGAAAAGTACAATGAACTGCAGCAAAAAGGAATGACTCAAGGAAAGATTAAAGCGATTCTTCATAATCGCGCTCTTCAAAATGTAAAAGCTAAAATTGAAGGAGAAGAGATTGAAGGCATATTAGTAGATCAATTTTGCGAACCTGGTGTTTACTTTAACTATTTAACGAAAGAGAAAAACCTTTTAAAAGAAGGTCTCTATTTTGCGACAAAAGGTGAATCCATTCATCTTGCGGTGGCGGCCGCTTCTATTTTGGCAAGATACAGCTTCTTAAATGAGATGGATAAACTAGGGGCTCGCTTCAATACTATAATCCCAAAAGGAGCAGGTCCTCATGTCGATGTTAAAGCGGCAGAGCTTGTTGAGAAGTTCGGACAGTCTGTTTTTGATACAGCAACCAAAAAGCATTTTGCAAATACCCAAAAAGCGCTAAATTTATTGCGTAAAAAGAAGATTTAA
- the zapA gene encoding cell division protein ZapA, whose translation MAEDKNKNRTTVEIYGQRYVIAGTETSSHIHLVADKVDLKMREIQSHNRFLDTKQLAVLTAVNTMSEYLKIKEELKKLQQRIGKEER comes from the coding sequence GTGGCGGAAGACAAAAATAAAAACCGTACTACGGTCGAGATTTATGGCCAACGTTATGTAATTGCAGGGACCGAAACTTCCAGCCACATTCATTTAGTAGCTGATAAAGTAGATTTGAAAATGAGAGAAATTCAATCTCATAATCGGTTTCTCGATACGAAACAACTTGCTGTACTAACAGCAGTAAATACAATGAGTGAATATTTAAAGATTAAAGAAGAGCTGAAAAAATTGCAACAGCGAATTGGAAAAGAGGAAAGATAG
- a CDS encoding DUF350 domain-containing protein: protein MDFMSNAFVKTAANYSVVVLCLVVFLAVFELVTRYKNWVEIKNGNFSVAMATGGKIFGIANIFRYSIAQNDSLIMMITWGIYGFVLLLIGYFIFEFLTPKFQIDKEIENDNRAVGFISMVISIGLSFVIGEGIE, encoded by the coding sequence ATGGATTTTATGAGTAACGCGTTTGTTAAAACAGCCGCAAACTACAGTGTTGTAGTGCTATGTCTTGTCGTCTTTTTGGCTGTATTTGAACTTGTTACCCGTTATAAAAACTGGGTGGAGATCAAAAATGGAAATTTTTCCGTTGCAATGGCTACAGGCGGGAAAATTTTTGGTATCGCAAATATTTTCCGCTATTCTATTGCTCAGAATGATTCCTTGATCATGATGATTACATGGGGAATCTATGGGTTTGTATTGCTTTTGATCGGTTATTTTATTTTTGAATTTCTGACTCCTAAGTTTCAGATTGATAAAGAAATCGAGAATGATAACCGAGCGGTTGGTTTTATTTCAATGGTCATTTCTATTGGTTTATCGTTTGTAATCGGTGAAGGAATCGAATAG
- a CDS encoding AMP-binding protein, whose protein sequence is MQVERRWLNSYPSEIPGHLDYDSKPLFAYLELAAEEKRDNTAVHFLGKTLTFGELHESSLRFAHALSTLGVKKGDRVAIMLPNCPQAVIAYYGSLFLGAIVVQTNPLYTERELRHQLSDSGAKVIVGLDLLFGRISAVRGDTNLEHIVMTSVKDYLPFPKNLLYPFVQKRQNPTVVVDISYNHEVHSFRDLLKRSQAIKPQTEIVPDEDLALLQYTGGTTGPAKGVMLTHKNLVTNALQCNAWMYKNRDGKEKILGALPFFHVYGMTCVMNLGIITKAEMIILPRFDPAQVLKTIHKERPTLFPGAPTMYIALLNHPDLKKYDLSSIQACISGSAALPLEVQEKFQAVISGSLVEGYGLTEASPVTHANLIYGKQIKGSIGLPWPNTEAAIISAETGDWAEPGEIGELAVRGPQVMKGYWNQPEETASVFREDWLITGDMGYMDDNGYFYIVDRKKDLIIAGGFNIYPREVEEVLYEHEKVKEAVVVGVPDEYRGETVKAFVVLKEGAECSEEELNKFCREHLASFKVPRLYEFRTELPKTMVGKILRRVLLEEEREKAIQKT, encoded by the coding sequence ATGCAAGTGGAAAGACGGTGGCTTAACAGTTACCCAAGTGAAATTCCGGGACATCTTGATTACGACAGCAAACCTTTATTCGCGTATTTAGAGTTAGCAGCAGAAGAAAAAAGAGACAATACTGCTGTACATTTTTTAGGGAAAACATTAACGTTTGGTGAGCTTCACGAAAGCAGTTTGCGGTTCGCACATGCTCTGTCAACACTTGGAGTGAAAAAAGGAGACCGGGTCGCTATCATGCTGCCTAACTGTCCTCAAGCAGTGATTGCTTATTACGGAAGCCTTTTCTTAGGTGCAATCGTTGTTCAAACCAATCCGCTCTACACAGAAAGAGAACTTCGCCATCAACTTTCTGATAGCGGTGCGAAAGTCATCGTTGGATTAGATTTGTTGTTCGGCAGGATCTCAGCAGTTCGTGGGGATACGAACCTTGAGCACATTGTCATGACATCGGTTAAGGATTATCTGCCATTTCCAAAGAACCTACTGTATCCTTTTGTTCAAAAAAGGCAGAATCCAACTGTTGTGGTCGATATCTCTTATAATCACGAAGTTCATTCGTTTCGTGATCTGCTTAAACGCTCACAGGCGATTAAGCCTCAAACAGAGATCGTACCAGATGAAGATCTTGCACTGCTGCAATACACCGGAGGTACTACAGGGCCTGCAAAAGGTGTAATGCTCACTCACAAGAATCTAGTGACAAATGCACTTCAATGCAATGCGTGGATGTACAAGAATAGAGACGGTAAAGAAAAGATACTTGGTGCTCTGCCATTTTTTCATGTGTACGGCATGACATGTGTTATGAATTTAGGCATCATTACCAAAGCAGAGATGATTATATTGCCTCGTTTTGATCCTGCACAAGTTCTTAAAACAATTCATAAGGAGCGCCCAACACTTTTCCCAGGAGCTCCAACTATGTATATTGCATTGCTTAATCATCCAGATTTAAAGAAGTATGATTTATCTTCTATTCAAGCGTGTATCAGCGGGTCAGCAGCACTTCCGTTAGAAGTTCAAGAAAAATTTCAGGCAGTCATATCCGGTTCGCTTGTTGAAGGATATGGACTTACTGAAGCATCACCTGTTACACATGCCAACCTAATCTACGGAAAACAAATAAAAGGAAGTATTGGTTTGCCGTGGCCAAATACTGAGGCAGCTATTATCTCTGCAGAAACAGGAGATTGGGCAGAACCTGGAGAGATCGGGGAGTTGGCTGTTCGAGGACCTCAAGTTATGAAAGGCTATTGGAATCAACCCGAGGAAACCGCATCCGTTTTCAGGGAAGATTGGCTAATCACAGGGGATATGGGTTATATGGATGACAATGGATACTTTTATATCGTGGACCGTAAGAAGGATTTGATTATCGCTGGCGGATTTAACATTTATCCACGTGAAGTAGAAGAAGTTCTCTATGAACACGAAAAAGTAAAAGAAGCTGTAGTAGTTGGTGTTCCAGATGAATACCGAGGCGAAACAGTAAAAGCTTTTGTTGTGTTAAAAGAAGGTGCTGAATGTTCGGAAGAAGAATTAAACAAATTCTGCAGAGAGCATCTTGCATCCTTTAAAGTTCCAAGACTTTACGAGTTTAGGACTGAACTTCCGAAAACGATGGTAGGAAAAATATTAAGAAGAGTTCTTTTAGAAGAAGAACGTGAAAAAGCAATCCAAAAAACGTAA
- the pheT gene encoding phenylalanine--tRNA ligase subunit beta has protein sequence MLISYNWLKEYVNIEITPSELADRITKSGIEVEMVESLNKGISGVVVGYVQECIQHPNADKLRVCKVDVGQGEVSQIVCGAPNVAQGQKVAVAVPGAILPGNFKIKKAKLRGEESHGMICSLQELGVDTKLVPKEYSTGIFVMPSDAEPGSDALEYLNLHDHVLELGLTPNRADCLNVIGVAYEVAAILEQEVKLPNLSIAATEEKAEDFISVHIDSLEDNPYYGAMIICDVKIGPSPLWMQNRLMASGIRPINNIVDITNYVLLEYGQPLHAFDYNRLGSKEIVVRRANEGEHILTLDDQDRTLKDTHLVITNGKDPIAVAGVMGGATSEVQNDTTNVLLEAAYFASQRVRAASKDLGLRSEASSRYEKGIDRNRVYAAAVRAAGLMAELAGGKVAEGIVEAGKREVNTYSVKMDVSRMNGLLGTEISSEQTAAIFDRLGFSYKEADGQFEVVVPSRRPDITIEADLIEEVGRIYGYDRIPTTYLLSEARPGGLTKNQAQRRDIRTYLEGAGLYQAVTYALTTPAKSTHFSFSSEKVYPISVAHPMSEERSTLRMSLLPQLLEVLQYNRNRSMEDLAIYEMGSVFINRQEKLAELPEEYAFVSGAVTGVFNEHLWQGERKTVDFYVLKGILEGLMNELNLSERITYEAGEIENMHPGRTAIVKLDGISVGFVGQLHPALQKELDLKDTFVFELNATNLLEKETDQMVYQTLPRYPSITRDIALVVDQELPAGDLTTVIQAAGGELLREVNLFDLYEGEKMEKGKKSLAFSLKYFDPERTLTDEEVVTAHDRVLKSLEERFGAQLRK, from the coding sequence ATGCTAATCTCTTATAACTGGCTAAAAGAATATGTAAACATCGAAATCACTCCGTCTGAATTAGCAGACAGAATCACAAAAAGTGGTATTGAAGTTGAAATGGTCGAATCGTTAAATAAAGGAATCAGCGGAGTAGTTGTAGGATATGTTCAAGAATGTATCCAGCATCCTAACGCTGACAAACTTAGAGTTTGTAAAGTAGATGTCGGCCAAGGAGAAGTTTCTCAGATCGTTTGCGGTGCACCTAACGTGGCACAAGGTCAAAAGGTTGCCGTAGCGGTGCCTGGAGCAATTCTTCCAGGGAACTTTAAAATTAAAAAAGCAAAACTTCGCGGAGAAGAATCACACGGTATGATTTGTTCTCTTCAAGAGTTAGGCGTAGACACAAAACTTGTACCAAAAGAATATTCAACAGGTATTTTTGTGATGCCTTCTGATGCAGAGCCAGGAAGCGATGCTTTGGAATACTTAAACCTGCATGATCACGTACTTGAATTAGGCCTAACACCAAACCGTGCTGATTGCTTAAATGTGATCGGTGTTGCATATGAAGTGGCAGCCATTCTTGAGCAGGAAGTGAAGCTTCCAAATCTTTCGATTGCAGCTACAGAAGAAAAAGCAGAAGACTTTATTTCTGTTCACATCGATTCACTGGAAGATAATCCGTATTATGGAGCGATGATTATCTGTGATGTTAAGATTGGTCCTTCACCGCTTTGGATGCAGAATCGTTTAATGGCTTCTGGAATTCGTCCGATCAATAACATTGTTGATATTACAAATTATGTATTGCTGGAATATGGTCAGCCGCTTCACGCATTTGACTATAATCGTTTAGGTTCTAAAGAGATCGTTGTTCGCCGTGCAAATGAAGGAGAGCACATTCTTACACTTGATGATCAAGATCGTACGCTCAAAGACACACACTTAGTGATTACAAACGGCAAAGATCCAATTGCTGTTGCTGGTGTGATGGGCGGAGCAACGAGTGAAGTGCAAAATGATACGACGAATGTTCTTTTAGAGGCAGCTTATTTTGCTTCACAACGAGTAAGAGCAGCTTCTAAAGATCTAGGTTTACGCAGTGAAGCGAGTTCTAGATATGAAAAAGGCATTGATCGCAACCGTGTATACGCAGCAGCTGTGAGAGCGGCTGGATTAATGGCTGAACTTGCTGGCGGTAAAGTGGCTGAGGGAATTGTTGAAGCAGGAAAGCGTGAAGTAAACACATATAGCGTGAAGATGGACGTTTCTAGAATGAATGGTCTTCTCGGAACAGAAATTTCGTCTGAACAAACAGCAGCAATCTTTGACAGACTTGGATTTTCATATAAAGAGGCAGATGGCCAGTTTGAAGTGGTTGTTCCTTCAAGAAGACCAGACATTACGATTGAAGCGGATCTGATCGAAGAAGTAGGCCGTATTTACGGATATGACCGCATTCCAACGACATACCTTTTATCAGAAGCACGTCCTGGCGGATTAACAAAGAACCAGGCACAACGCCGTGACATTCGAACGTATCTTGAAGGTGCTGGACTTTATCAAGCTGTAACATATGCATTAACGACTCCAGCTAAATCCACACATTTTTCATTTAGCAGTGAAAAAGTATATCCGATTTCTGTTGCTCATCCTATGAGTGAAGAGCGAAGTACGCTAAGAATGAGCTTGCTGCCTCAGCTTCTTGAAGTGCTTCAATATAACAGAAACCGTTCAATGGAAGATCTCGCTATTTATGAGATGGGCTCTGTGTTCATAAACCGTCAAGAAAAGTTGGCAGAACTTCCAGAGGAGTATGCATTTGTTTCTGGCGCAGTAACAGGTGTATTTAATGAACATCTGTGGCAAGGTGAAAGAAAGACAGTCGACTTTTATGTTCTAAAAGGAATTTTAGAAGGATTAATGAACGAACTGAACCTTTCCGAACGCATCACATATGAAGCAGGCGAAATTGAAAATATGCATCCAGGAAGAACAGCCATCGTGAAACTTGATGGTATTTCTGTTGGATTTGTTGGTCAGCTTCACCCTGCACTCCAAAAAGAATTAGATTTAAAAGATACGTTTGTGTTCGAGTTGAACGCAACAAATCTTTTGGAGAAGGAAACAGATCAGATGGTATATCAGACATTGCCTCGTTATCCTTCTATCACACGTGATATTGCATTAGTTGTTGATCAAGAACTTCCAGCAGGTGATCTGACAACCGTAATACAAGCCGCGGGTGGAGAATTGTTAAGAGAAGTAAATCTTTTTGATCTGTATGAAGGAGAAAAGATGGAGAAAGGTAAGAAATCACTTGCTTTCTCTTTAAAATACTTCGATCCAGAGCGTACACTTACAGATGAAGAAGTAGTAACGGCACATGATCGTGTATTGAAGAGCTTAGAAGAACGCTTTGGCGCTCAATTAAGAAAATAA
- the polX gene encoding DNA polymerase/3'-5' exonuclease PolX, translated as MVNKKEVVRTLEQIALYLEILGENSFKVSAYRKAANALESDERTMDEIGDVSKLKGIGKGTATVIVEMMEKGESDLLVELQEKVPSELITLLQVPNLGGKKIAKLYSELGITNIESLKEACENGKVRELAGFGAKTEEKILSSLKDLGKRPERLPIAYMLPIAEKIELQLKRMTNIEKFSRAGSLRRYRETIKDLDFIISSKNPEKVKEQLLNLEGVIDVIASGGTKVSVVLDEKLSVSVDFRIVEPKQFATTLHHFTGSMEHNVKMRQLAKARGEKISEYGVENIETGEVKTFETEEEFYSHFNLNWIPPEARETGDEIELFKETHELIQLSDIKGDLHLHSTWSDGAFSIEEMAEEARNRGYEFMAITDHSQYLRVANGLTPERVRMQRQEINKLNKKYSDFKIFAGIEMDILPDGTLDYDDALLEEMDFVIASIHSAFSQDKSKIMKRLKTALEHKKVDLIAHPTGRLIGRREGYDVDIEMLLKLASETDTAIELNANPNRLDLAPEWLQKAQELDVKIAINTDAHYKDTMKHMEIGAAVARKGLIKKSSVINTMTLKELETYLNRKK; from the coding sequence ATGGTTAATAAAAAAGAGGTAGTACGTACACTTGAACAGATTGCTTTGTACCTTGAAATCTTAGGTGAAAATTCATTTAAAGTTTCTGCTTATCGTAAAGCGGCGAATGCTCTTGAGAGTGATGAGCGGACGATGGATGAGATCGGCGATGTGTCAAAGTTGAAAGGAATCGGTAAAGGAACAGCAACTGTTATCGTTGAAATGATGGAAAAAGGCGAGTCGGACCTTTTAGTAGAACTTCAGGAAAAAGTACCATCTGAATTGATTACTTTGCTGCAAGTTCCTAATCTTGGCGGAAAAAAGATTGCGAAACTTTATTCAGAGTTAGGTATAACGAATATTGAATCTCTTAAAGAAGCATGTGAAAATGGTAAAGTAAGAGAACTGGCAGGCTTTGGTGCAAAAACAGAAGAAAAAATATTATCTTCTCTAAAAGATCTTGGTAAACGCCCAGAAAGATTGCCGATAGCCTATATGCTCCCGATTGCTGAAAAGATCGAGTTGCAGCTGAAAAGAATGACAAACATTGAGAAGTTTTCTAGAGCGGGCAGCCTTAGACGTTACCGCGAAACGATAAAGGATTTGGACTTTATTATCTCTAGTAAAAATCCTGAGAAAGTGAAGGAACAGCTTCTGAATTTAGAGGGTGTCATAGATGTAATTGCAAGCGGCGGTACAAAAGTTTCTGTGGTGCTAGATGAAAAGTTGTCCGTCTCAGTTGATTTCCGAATCGTTGAACCAAAGCAATTTGCTACAACTCTGCATCATTTTACTGGTTCGATGGAGCATAATGTGAAAATGAGGCAGCTTGCTAAGGCTCGAGGGGAAAAAATCAGTGAGTATGGTGTTGAGAATATTGAAACAGGTGAGGTTAAAACGTTTGAGACTGAAGAAGAATTTTATTCGCATTTTAATTTAAACTGGATACCGCCTGAAGCTAGAGAAACCGGAGATGAAATTGAGCTTTTTAAAGAGACTCATGAGCTTATTCAATTGTCGGATATAAAAGGCGATCTTCATCTTCACTCAACCTGGAGTGATGGAGCTTTCTCTATTGAGGAAATGGCTGAAGAAGCAAGAAATAGAGGCTATGAGTTTATGGCGATCACTGATCATTCTCAATATTTGCGTGTAGCGAATGGTCTTACACCTGAAAGAGTTCGTATGCAGCGTCAAGAAATTAATAAATTGAATAAAAAATACTCAGATTTTAAAATTTTCGCGGGGATTGAAATGGATATACTACCCGATGGCACTTTAGATTATGATGATGCACTACTAGAGGAAATGGATTTTGTTATAGCAAGTATTCATTCCGCCTTTTCACAAGACAAAAGCAAAATCATGAAACGCTTAAAAACAGCTCTAGAGCATAAAAAAGTAGACCTTATCGCTCATCCAACTGGACGATTGATCGGCCGCAGAGAAGGGTATGACGTGGACATAGAGATGCTGCTGAAGCTCGCCTCTGAGACGGATACGGCAATTGAGTTAAATGCAAACCCTAATCGGTTGGACCTTGCACCTGAATGGCTGCAAAAAGCACAAGAGCTCGATGTAAAGATTGCGATAAACACAGATGCACATTATAAAGATACAATGAAACATATGGAGATTGGAGCAGCGGTTGCACGAAAAGGTTTGATTAAAAAAAGCAGTGTAATAAACACGATGACTTTAAAAGAACTAGAAACCTATCTTAACCGTAAAAAATAG
- a CDS encoding CvpA family protein, protein MLDLILFVILIGGFLIGLKRGFIMQLVHLIGFIAAYIVAYLYYDDLAPKLELWIPYPSSNDSSVSFLLNSISLEQAYYNAIAFAVLFFATKIILQILGSMLDFLANLPILHTFNRWFGGLLGFVEVYLIVFILLYIATLVPIEAFQAHYENSWIAQGMVKNTPVFSESVKEMWMKHMA, encoded by the coding sequence ATGTTAGATTTAATTTTATTTGTCATATTAATTGGCGGTTTTTTGATTGGATTAAAACGCGGTTTCATTATGCAACTGGTACACTTGATCGGGTTTATTGCCGCTTACATTGTTGCTTATCTGTATTATGACGATTTAGCTCCAAAGCTGGAGTTATGGATTCCATACCCTTCTTCAAATGATAGTTCGGTATCATTTCTGCTGAACAGTATATCACTAGAACAGGCATACTATAATGCCATTGCTTTTGCTGTTCTGTTTTTTGCGACAAAGATTATTTTGCAAATTCTTGGTTCAATGCTCGATTTTCTTGCCAACCTGCCAATCCTGCATACATTTAATAGATGGTTTGGTGGCTTATTAGGCTTTGTAGAAGTATATCTGATTGTGTTTATTTTGTTGTATATCGCAACATTAGTACCGATTGAAGCCTTTCAAGCTCATTATGAAAATTCATGGATCGCACAGGGAATGGTCAAAAACACCCCCGTATTTTCTGAGTCAGTAAAGGAAATGTGGATGAAACATATGGCATAA